The Pristiophorus japonicus isolate sPriJap1 chromosome 3, sPriJap1.hap1, whole genome shotgun sequence genome has a segment encoding these proteins:
- the LOC139259253 gene encoding gamma-crystallin S-1-like isoform X5, with protein sequence MDWRVAKIIFYEDRNFQGRHYECNTDCADLSPYFSRCNSIRVESDWWVGYERPNYMGYQYVLSRGEYPDYQRWMGFNDNIRSCRTYPYVSGNYRMRIYERPDFGGQMMEFMDDCPSVYDRFRYRDIHSCHVMDGYWNFYEQPNYRGRQYFMRPGEYRRFSDWGGYNSTIGSFRRMRDF encoded by the exons ATCATCTTTTACGAGGACAGGAACTTTCAAGGTCGGCACTACGAGTGCAATACTGACTGTGCTGACCTGTCCCCTTACTTCAGCCGCTGTAACTCCATCCGTGTGGAGAGTGACTGGTGGGTGGGGTATGAGCGACCCAATTACATGGGATACCAGTATGTTCTGAGCAGGGGAGAATATCCTGACTACCAGCGGTGGATGGGATTCAATGACAACATCAGGTCATGTCGTACCTACCCATATGTAA GTGGAAACTACAGAATGAGAATTTACGAGAGGCCTGACTTTGGAGGACAGATGATGGAATTCATGGATGACTGTCCATCTGTCTACGATCGTTTCCGTTACCGTGACATTCACTCCTGCCATGTGATGGACGGTTACTGGAACTTCTATGAACAACCCAACTACAGAGGTCGCCAGTACTTCATGAGACCCGGTGAATACAGGAGATTCAGTGACTGGGGCGGCTACAACTCAACTATCGGATCTTTCAGGCGAATGAGGGACTTCTAG
- the LOC139259253 gene encoding gamma-crystallin S-1-like isoform X3 — MMSLPWPIIFYEDRNFQGRHYECNTDCADLSPYFSRCNSIRVESDWWVGYERPNYMGYQYVLSRGEYPDYQRWMGFNDNIRSCRTYPYYRGGNYRMRIYERPDFGGQMMEFMDDCPSVYDRFRYRDIHSCHVMDGYWNFYEQPNYRGRQYFMRPGEYRRFSDWGGYNSTIGSFRRMRDF, encoded by the exons atgatgtctttaCCTTGGCCA ATCATCTTTTACGAGGACAGGAACTTTCAAGGTCGGCACTACGAGTGCAATACTGACTGTGCTGACCTGTCCCCTTACTTCAGCCGCTGTAACTCCATCCGTGTGGAGAGTGACTGGTGGGTGGGGTATGAGCGACCCAATTACATGGGATACCAGTATGTTCTGAGCAGGGGAGAATATCCTGACTACCAGCGGTGGATGGGATTCAATGACAACATCAGGTCATGTCGTACCTACCCATAT TATCGAGGTGGAAACTACAGAATGAGAATTTACGAGAGGCCTGACTTTGGAGGACAGATGATGGAATTCATGGATGACTGTCCATCTGTCTACGATCGTTTCCGTTACCGTGACATTCACTCCTGCCATGTGATGGACGGTTACTGGAACTTCTATGAACAACCCAACTACAGAGGTCGCCAGTACTTCATGAGACCCGGTGAATACAGGAGATTCAGTGACTGGGGCGGCTACAACTCAACTATCGGATCTTTCAGGCGAATGAGGGACTTCTAG
- the LOC139259253 gene encoding gamma-crystallin S-1-like isoform X1 gives MSSSHMLLEMRRIIFYEDRNFQGRHYECNTDCADLSPYFSRCNSIRVESDWWVGYERPNYMGYQYVLSRGEYPDYQRWMGFNDNIRSCRTYPYYRGGNYRMRIYERPDFGGQMMEFMDDCPSVYDRFRYRDIHSCHVMDGYWNFYEQPNYRGRQYFMRPGEYRRFSDWGGYNSTIGSFRRMRDF, from the exons atgagctcctcgcacatgTTGTTGGAGATGAGGAGG ATCATCTTTTACGAGGACAGGAACTTTCAAGGTCGGCACTACGAGTGCAATACTGACTGTGCTGACCTGTCCCCTTACTTCAGCCGCTGTAACTCCATCCGTGTGGAGAGTGACTGGTGGGTGGGGTATGAGCGACCCAATTACATGGGATACCAGTATGTTCTGAGCAGGGGAGAATATCCTGACTACCAGCGGTGGATGGGATTCAATGACAACATCAGGTCATGTCGTACCTACCCATAT TATCGAGGTGGAAACTACAGAATGAGAATTTACGAGAGGCCTGACTTTGGAGGACAGATGATGGAATTCATGGATGACTGTCCATCTGTCTACGATCGTTTCCGTTACCGTGACATTCACTCCTGCCATGTGATGGACGGTTACTGGAACTTCTATGAACAACCCAACTACAGAGGTCGCCAGTACTTCATGAGACCCGGTGAATACAGGAGATTCAGTGACTGGGGCGGCTACAACTCAACTATCGGATCTTTCAGGCGAATGAGGGACTTCTAG
- the LOC139259253 gene encoding gamma-crystallin S-1-like isoform X4, with amino-acid sequence MSGTSSKIIFYEDRNFQGRHYECNTDCADLSPYFSRCNSIRVESDWWVGYERPNYMGYQYVLSRGEYPDYQRWMGFNDNIRSCRTYPYYRGGNYRMRIYERPDFGGQMMEFMDDCPSVYDRFRYRDIHSCHVMDGYWNFYEQPNYRGRQYFMRPGEYRRFSDWGGYNSTIGSFRRMRDF; translated from the exons atgagtggcacctcctccaaa ATCATCTTTTACGAGGACAGGAACTTTCAAGGTCGGCACTACGAGTGCAATACTGACTGTGCTGACCTGTCCCCTTACTTCAGCCGCTGTAACTCCATCCGTGTGGAGAGTGACTGGTGGGTGGGGTATGAGCGACCCAATTACATGGGATACCAGTATGTTCTGAGCAGGGGAGAATATCCTGACTACCAGCGGTGGATGGGATTCAATGACAACATCAGGTCATGTCGTACCTACCCATAT TATCGAGGTGGAAACTACAGAATGAGAATTTACGAGAGGCCTGACTTTGGAGGACAGATGATGGAATTCATGGATGACTGTCCATCTGTCTACGATCGTTTCCGTTACCGTGACATTCACTCCTGCCATGTGATGGACGGTTACTGGAACTTCTATGAACAACCCAACTACAGAGGTCGCCAGTACTTCATGAGACCCGGTGAATACAGGAGATTCAGTGACTGGGGCGGCTACAACTCAACTATCGGATCTTTCAGGCGAATGAGGGACTTCTAG
- the LOC139259253 gene encoding gamma-crystallin S-1-like isoform X2: MTSAGLKMGKIIFYEDRNFQGRHYECNTDCADLSPYFSRCNSIRVESDWWVGYERPNYMGYQYVLSRGEYPDYQRWMGFNDNIRSCRTYPYYRGGNYRMRIYERPDFGGQMMEFMDDCPSVYDRFRYRDIHSCHVMDGYWNFYEQPNYRGRQYFMRPGEYRRFSDWGGYNSTIGSFRRMRDF, translated from the exons atgacctctgctggt CTCAAAATGGGAAAG ATCATCTTTTACGAGGACAGGAACTTTCAAGGTCGGCACTACGAGTGCAATACTGACTGTGCTGACCTGTCCCCTTACTTCAGCCGCTGTAACTCCATCCGTGTGGAGAGTGACTGGTGGGTGGGGTATGAGCGACCCAATTACATGGGATACCAGTATGTTCTGAGCAGGGGAGAATATCCTGACTACCAGCGGTGGATGGGATTCAATGACAACATCAGGTCATGTCGTACCTACCCATAT TATCGAGGTGGAAACTACAGAATGAGAATTTACGAGAGGCCTGACTTTGGAGGACAGATGATGGAATTCATGGATGACTGTCCATCTGTCTACGATCGTTTCCGTTACCGTGACATTCACTCCTGCCATGTGATGGACGGTTACTGGAACTTCTATGAACAACCCAACTACAGAGGTCGCCAGTACTTCATGAGACCCGGTGAATACAGGAGATTCAGTGACTGGGGCGGCTACAACTCAACTATCGGATCTTTCAGGCGAATGAGGGACTTCTAG